In Desulfurococcaceae archaeon MEX13E-LK6-19, the genomic window ACCTCATGAGTAGGCTAGGCTCTATCAAGGCAATACTGTGGAAGGATCTCCGGCAATACTATGCTAAACCGCCGACAATAAGCTGGGGGATATTAACCCCCGCTGCAATAGTTGGCGTACTAGCTATCGCCGTATCATATAACTGGAGAATAATCCCGGGACTTGTGGGATTAGCACTAATGTTTTCTTCATCAACCATGGCACAAGTATGCATAGGTATTGAAAGGAGATTTGGAAGTTTTGAAAGACTACTCTATGCACCAGTAACACTAGGCTCAATTATAATAGCTAAGAGTCTAGGCGGGATAGTGTTTGGTCTCATAGGAGCCTGTATGTCTATCGCAATAATAATGGTTTTCGTAAAGATAAGAATAGTATACATGCTAACGTTCTTTACAGCAGTATTGCTAGGTTCAATAATATTTTCTCTAATAGGCATAATCGCTGCTGTTGTCATGAGGATCGAGAATTCAATGGTTTTCATGAATACACTACGATTCCTAATGCTGTTTTTATCAGGTATATTCATACCAATCTATATGCTTCCATCAATAGTACAATTAGTATCTTACGCACTACCATTAACTTATATCGTTGAACTACTTAGGTACAGCATGTACTGTAGATACGATCTAATAGACCCTATTACTTCACTCATTAGTCTAGTTCTTTACACAATAACATTAACTATAGTAACCAAATGGATCGTAGAGAAAAAGATATACCAGTAAACTCTAAGAAGGTTTTTAGGATGTTCATAATGACCACCAAATGTAGTTTTTGTGGAGAAGAAGCAGCAATTAGGATAGAGTATGCTAGACTTAATCTTTGTAAAAAGCACTACATAGAGTTTATTGAGAGAAAAGTATTGAGGTCCATTAAGCGTTACAACCTGTTTAAACCAGGAGATCACGTACTCGTAGCTGTATCGGGCGGTAAAGATAGTTCTACAGCACTCGCACTATTGGCAAAAATAGCTAAAGAAATGAATCTCGACATCACTGCACTTCATATAAATCTGGGTATTAATGCTTACTCTGAAGAATGTGTTGACAAGGTAAAGAAGCTTGTTGAGGAACATAATGTCAAGCTATATGTTATTAGTTTAAAAGATCTACTGGGCCTGGGTATTCCAGAGATTGCTAGGAAGGCACGTAGGCCTCCTTGTTCTGTCTGCGGTATAATTAAAAGGTACTTGATTAACGCTTTTGCCATAGAGATAGGTGCCGATGTAGTTGTTACTGGGCATAACCTAGATGATATGATGGCTTATGCATTCAAGGAGTTTATTGGGCAAAACCTTGAGGCTATAAGAAAACTCTCTCCAAAAACAGAGACTATCAAAAACCTTGTAGTCGGCAGAGCGAGGATACTCTATGATGTCTATGAGGATGAAGTTCTACGGTATGCTCTATACACGGGTTTACCATTCGTATCAAGTAAATGTCCATTTGCTCTCAGAGAGTCCCTTGAATTAGACTTAAAGAAGTTAATTAATGAACTTGAAGAAAGGTATCCAAGTACAAAAATAGGGTTTATCCGCAGGCTCGCCAAGAATATTGAGAAATACCCTGAGACAAGAAACGAGTATAAGAAATGCACTATATGTGGGCTCGTATCAAGTGGGAATGAGTGTAGTTTCTGTAAGTTAACAAGAAGAGTCTTTGGAGAACCCAAGGGACCGTATGTTAGGAGAAAAATAAGAGAGATTATTGACCGGGATTAGGTCTTCTCTTCTCTAAGCCTAATATATTCCTCGATAATCTTATGAGCAGTACTTGTACCTATCCTTGATGCGCCCGCAAGAATCATTGCTATCGCATCTTCTGCATGCCTTATACCGCCGGCTGCCTTTACTTTTATACGGCCGCCTCCAGCCTTGTATAGAAGGGAAACATCGTGTACATTAGCTCCTCCCGCAAGGAATCCTGTGCTGGTCTTGACGTAATCTGCCCCGGATTCTACTACCAAGCGTGTTGCCTCGATTTTCTCATCATCACTCAGCAGCCCTGTCTCAATAATCACCTTGACTACCTCTGCTCCAGCTTTCTTGGAAGCCTCAACAACTCTCCTCATATCCTCGAGGACATAATCTTTGGCTCCTGATTTAAACATGTTTATATTCATAACCATATCGATCTCTACTGCACCAAGAGAAACTGCTTCACGCGCCTCCTCCTCTTTAACTCTAGTTAACGTGCTACCGAGAGGGAAACCAATGACTGTAGCTAACCTTATAGTGTTACCACTTATTTCACGTGCTTTCTCAAGGAGCGATGGCGGTATGACGAGACAGGCAAAACCATATCTCCTAGTATCTTCGATAGCTTTCTCAAGATCCTTAAAGGTGGCTACAGGCTTGAGCAATGTATGGTCAAGATATTCTGCGAACTTACTCGGGCTTGTCTTCTCTACAAATTCTCTAAATAAAACCAACCAGTTCACCTCTAGTCCGACTCAACTAGTCTTGAAAGAGTACCACCAGTGCTAATAATGTCTTTAGCGGATCCTTATTAAATAAAACTATGCTCGAGTAGCCATGTCTGTTTTAATAATTATATTTAAATCCAGTAGCCACAATACTATTTATTTGGCGTGATGAGGAATCCCGGGTTTTATTGTGAAGCCCTTACCGCTTGTGGATGAGGGGCTTATGAGCTGGGCCCCGCATAGCTGACTACATTCTGCCAACGCCTTTGACTCCATGTTTTTTAATGTATTCTTCGACACGCTTTACTACAATATACGCTATTGTAGCCATTAGTAATAGATAGAGTATCGATACAATAACTTCTGTTGCTATACCTATGTATGGTTCTAGACCTACTGCACCATACCTCGTTAACTCGGCTGCATGAGTGTATGGTAATAGGA contains:
- the deoC gene encoding deoxyribose-phosphate aldolase, which translates into the protein MVLFREFVEKTSPSKFAEYLDHTLLKPVATFKDLEKAIEDTRRYGFACLVIPPSLLEKAREISGNTIRLATVIGFPLGSTLTRVKEEEAREAVSLGAVEIDMVMNINMFKSGAKDYVLEDMRRVVEASKKAGAEVVKVIIETGLLSDDEKIEATRLVVESGADYVKTSTGFLAGGANVHDVSLLYKAGGGRIKVKAAGGIRHAEDAIAMILAGASRIGTSTAHKIIEEYIRLREEKT
- a CDS encoding adenine nucleotide alpha hydrolase family protein, yielding MTTKCSFCGEEAAIRIEYARLNLCKKHYIEFIERKVLRSIKRYNLFKPGDHVLVAVSGGKDSSTALALLAKIAKEMNLDITALHINLGINAYSEECVDKVKKLVEEHNVKLYVISLKDLLGLGIPEIARKARRPPCSVCGIIKRYLINAFAIEIGADVVVTGHNLDDMMAYAFKEFIGQNLEAIRKLSPKTETIKNLVVGRARILYDVYEDEVLRYALYTGLPFVSSKCPFALRESLELDLKKLINELEERYPSTKIGFIRRLAKNIEKYPETRNEYKKCTICGLVSSGNECSFCKLTRRVFGEPKGPYVRRKIREIIDRD
- a CDS encoding ABC transporter permease; the encoded protein is MSRLGSIKAILWKDLRQYYAKPPTISWGILTPAAIVGVLAIAVSYNWRIIPGLVGLALMFSSSTMAQVCIGIERRFGSFERLLYAPVTLGSIIIAKSLGGIVFGLIGACMSIAIIMVFVKIRIVYMLTFFTAVLLGSIIFSLIGIIAAVVMRIENSMVFMNTLRFLMLFLSGIFIPIYMLPSIVQLVSYALPLTYIVELLRYSMYCRYDLIDPITSLISLVLYTITLTIVTKWIVEKKIYQ